A region of Ferruginibacter albus DNA encodes the following proteins:
- a CDS encoding 2Fe-2S iron-sulfur cluster-binding protein, which yields MAEETKPAAPANFKVTIDNITIEVAPGTTILNAARKIGGDVTPPAMCYYSKLQGSGGKCRTCLVEVSKGSEKDPRPMPKLVASCRTTVMDGMEVKNITSDKVTDARNGVVEFLLINHPLDCPICDQAGECHLQDLGYEHGKEGTRFEFKRREFEKEDIGSYIQLHMTRCILCYRCTYVADQLTDKRVHGILDRGDHAEISTYISKAIENDFSGNMIDVCPVGALTDKTFRFKNRVWFTKPVYAHRNCENPDCCGKATLWLRGDEVFRVTVRKDEWGEVQSYDGKAGWICNTCRFDKKQTSDWQIEGLANINRHSVIAQGKYPGLVVPKETIKEVMDGRAPKLIMDIHEVSGVNDPTLDLSKINGPAHSNNFAPNPNVEDHLRS from the coding sequence ATGGCAGAAGAAACAAAACCAGCAGCGCCTGCAAATTTTAAAGTTACTATCGATAATATTACTATCGAAGTAGCGCCGGGCACTACTATATTAAATGCTGCACGCAAAATTGGTGGCGATGTAACGCCGCCGGCTATGTGCTATTACAGCAAGTTGCAGGGCAGTGGTGGCAAATGCAGAACATGTTTGGTGGAAGTAAGCAAAGGCTCTGAAAAAGATCCACGTCCGATGCCGAAGTTGGTTGCTTCGTGCAGAACAACGGTGATGGATGGCATGGAAGTAAAAAATATTACCAGCGATAAAGTAACGGATGCAAGAAACGGTGTGGTTGAATTTTTATTAATTAATCATCCGTTAGATTGTCCGATATGCGATCAGGCTGGTGAATGTCATTTACAGGATTTAGGTTACGAGCATGGTAAAGAAGGCACCCGCTTTGAATTTAAAAGAAGAGAGTTTGAAAAAGAAGATATCGGTTCGTACATACAATTGCACATGACACGTTGCATATTGTGTTATCGTTGCACATATGTGGCAGATCAGTTAACTGATAAACGTGTACATGGTATTTTAGACAGAGGTGATCATGCAGAAATTTCCACTTACATTTCTAAAGCAATTGAAAACGATTTTAGCGGTAACATGATAGATGTTTGTCCTGTTGGCGCTTTAACCGATAAAACATTCCGGTTTAAAAATCGTGTATGGTTTACAAAACCGGTATATGCACATCGCAATTGCGAAAACCCTGATTGTTGCGGTAAAGCAACATTATGGTTGCGTGGCGATGAAGTGTTTCGTGTAACAGTGCGTAAAGATGAATGGGGTGAAGTACAAAGCTATGATGGTAAAGCCGGTTGGATCTGTAACACTTGTCGCTTCGATAAAAAGCAAACAAGCGATTGGCAAATTGAAGGTTTGGCAAATATTAATCGTCACTCGGTGATTGCACAAGGAAAATATCCAGGCTTAGTAGTTCCAAAAGAGACGATCAAAGAAGTAATGGATGGACGAGCACCGAAATTGATCATGGATATTCATGAAGTAAGTGGAGTAAATGATCCCACTCTCGATCTGAGTAAAATAAACGGACCGGCGCATTCGAATAACTTTGCTCCGAATCCGAATGTAGAAGATCATTTGAGGTCTTAA